The Acaryochloris sp. CCMEE 5410 genome includes the window AACAGTGATGACTACAAAACCAAATTTATTGCATGTATATAGTCTAGTATTTAGCACCTTTTTATCATTAGTTTCAATAGATACAGCATTGGCAGGAACTCAAACATTTAAAGAACCAACTTTGAAGTCCACTGATGGATCCATATACAGAGTAGACCGTTGCGTCAACTCAAAAAGATTTCCAGATCGCTGTAGCAATGCTGCTACAGAAGAGGCTGCAAATAAATTTTGCGAGGTTAAAGGTTATAAGTATGCTGCTGCATATAATTGGCATACCCGTCCAGAACAGAATGCTTGGATATGGAAAGAAGGAACTGAACCACCTCACAAAATGTATTTGAGAACATTCAGAATTATTAAAGGGACAGGAATGCTTCACGATGTGGTGTGTAGAGACTAATCAGTAACACTTTCGACTTAAATTAATATCGAGGATGGAGGTGCATTGTTTCTGAACAATCTGACCCATAGTCTGATCGGCTTCGTGCTTTGAGAGTGATTTATCGATTGTCAGAAGCAATGTACCTCAGGCTTATATGCCTTAAAAAAGTGACCTCCTTAGGAGCCTGCTGATAATGTCCTATCGCAGCTTTATCCATAAATTGTTGTTACCCGACTTAGCCATGCATGGTACGTTCAGCAAAAATGCTAATTGTTGTTGAAAAAGTGAAAGGCATATATTGCAAAACTCTATCTTTGATCATTGGAAAATTTGCTGCTAATTCAATATGTTCGATTCGGTAAATTATCGTTTTTTTAGGTTTAATCGTTCTCTCTTCTTATCAGATGGCATCTTGAATGAGATCGCAACTCTGAATCATCCCTTGGAGCAGGGTTTAGTTGCCTTTCAAGGGATGATTTAGAGATGGAAAGGAAGATTTACCTTCATCTATTTCTGAAGTCTTCTTTACCATTTTCAGTTTCAGCTATTTTATTCTTCAACCAAGAAGCAACTAATATTGACTTACCGCATCTAGGTTTTGCTAGGAATACTGACAAATCCAAATGGCTTTTACACAAGAACACATCATTTATTTTAGGGATGTCATCAGGCGACTTATTAGTTTGCATTGATTTACCCGCCAACAATTTTTTCAATAATCTTTCTAGCTTCAAAACTTAATAGCTTGAACAATCAGCCGTGTTATCAGACCGGAACTGAATGCTGGTACTTGTAGCATCCAGGATTGCACTGGTAATGCATTCCTTATCAACTGACAACGCGGGAATCCCCTTCCTACACTTTGCAGGTCGGGGAGGGAGAGTGGCTAGGCTGAGGGGATCGATCCCCCGAAGACTGGTAATCATTTAGATAACGCATAGCTTGTTCGATCTCCGAATCATTGATATTTGTTTTAAGCCGTACTGCCCTAGACGTTTCCAATTGACGTCATAGACCGAGACCTTTTTAGATTTACTGGTATCAGTGAAGCCTCCAACCCAGCCTGTAATAACCTGACCTTTAGTGGCAACCTGCACCTTATCCCCCGCTCGAAATCCAAAAGGGGTAACAGTTCCACCCTTGCGCTTACGAACACCACCTTTGCCGGGATTATCGAAGTGCAACGCTCTTCTAAAATAGGCAGGCCGGGTAATGATCCGAAACTCTGAAGGGGTAGTCTCTACAGAGCCGCGCCATTCATAACCATGCTCGTCAGTAGTCTGGACAATCTTGTACCTAACAAACTGACTAGCAGCCAAGGCAATACCATCGACGGCATGAGCCTCTGGCATCTGAGCTTTCTTGTCTGTGCATTTAATTAGGCTCAAGTGTTTACGGATCTGGCTGGTGCCGTTGCCATCTTTTTGCCAACCATGACGCTTGATAACAGGAGCAATGACTTCTAATTGCTCCATTGCCCAGTATTGTGCAACCATCACTGGTGAGAATCCCTTGCCTGACCTTGCACCCATGCGACCTGATGTTCTATCTACATCCGCCTTAACGACTTCATAGATAATCGAAGTGATAGGAAAAATCTTAGAGAGTTCGGTGATTACCCGAATCTCCATTAGCCTGGACGCTTTGATAGAAGGGGGGAGCTTGGATTGACGACGATTGCTAAACCGTTTCTGTCGATGTGCTCTAAGGTGAAACGCTATCTTGCGGTTGATGCGTCGTCCTCGCCTAACTCGACGCTGTAATGCCTTGCCTCGAACATTTTTGATGACTTTGCCATTTTTGATGACGGTAGCTCCCAAGCGTTCTTTAATCCGCTGGAAAGGTAAAACTAGGTGAGCGGTATATAGGGTGAAATGAGCAGATTGAACAGCGATACCTGAATAAGACGTGCCAGGGTCACAG containing:
- a CDS encoding RRXRR domain-containing protein; translation: MPTKPSRARRMVRDGKAVGKWNDAGIYYIQLTADPSGTQTQPIHLGCDPGTSYSGIAVQSAHFTLYTAHLVLPFQRIKERLGATVIKNGKVIKNVRGKALQRRVRRGRRINRKIAFHLRAHRQKRFSNRRQSKLPPSIKASRLMEIRVITELSKIFPITSIIYEVVKADVDRTSGRMGARSGKGFSPVMVAQYWAMEQLEVIAPVIKRHGWQKDGNGTSQIRKHLSLIKCTDKKAQMPEAHAVDGIALAASQFVRYKIVQTTDEHGYEWRGSVETTPSEFRIITRPAYFRRALHFDNPGKGGVRKRKGGTVTPFGFRAGDKVQVATKGQVITGWVGGFTDTSKSKKVSVYDVNWKRLGQYGLKQISMIRRSNKLCVI